A region of Pyxidicoccus parkwaysis DNA encodes the following proteins:
- a CDS encoding VOC family protein translates to MRLPGSARARLHGGLLLLGVCALGGVVSAVAGCAATVTTGSTTGAVHAKSNAHLPLSPTPLYGKFVWHDLVTQNPAAVKRFYSQLLGWEFQDVKGSKRPYTLIKAEGLWIGGIVEPIGAVGKSEVSQWLGYLSVPDVDRAVQQVKAGGGKALVEPEDVQKIGRAAVVADPQGAPLGFVRAEHGDPADTGMPEPGQFLWMENLADDAASAVSFYKDLLGYEVEERNEGGGPYYVMKQSAHPRAGVFRKPVEKVRPNWLTYVRVEDPTALMGRVEELGGRVLMAPREDVRGGSLAIIADPSGAVLALQRYPFKTADSATSSQ, encoded by the coding sequence ATGCGATTGCCAGGAAGCGCCCGTGCCCGGCTGCACGGTGGACTGCTGCTGCTCGGCGTGTGCGCGCTGGGCGGCGTGGTCTCCGCAGTGGCCGGCTGCGCCGCCACCGTCACCACCGGCAGCACCACCGGCGCCGTCCACGCCAAGAGCAATGCACACCTCCCCCTCTCCCCCACGCCGCTCTACGGGAAGTTCGTGTGGCATGACCTCGTCACGCAGAACCCCGCTGCGGTGAAGCGCTTCTACAGCCAGCTGCTCGGCTGGGAGTTCCAGGACGTGAAGGGCTCCAAGCGGCCCTACACGCTCATCAAGGCGGAAGGGCTCTGGATTGGCGGCATCGTCGAGCCCATCGGGGCCGTGGGAAAGAGCGAGGTCTCCCAGTGGCTCGGCTACCTCTCCGTCCCCGACGTGGACCGCGCGGTGCAGCAGGTCAAGGCGGGCGGCGGCAAGGCCCTGGTGGAGCCGGAGGACGTGCAGAAGATTGGCCGGGCCGCGGTGGTCGCCGACCCGCAGGGCGCGCCGTTGGGCTTCGTGCGCGCGGAGCATGGAGACCCGGCCGACACGGGCATGCCCGAGCCCGGTCAGTTCCTCTGGATGGAGAACCTGGCCGACGACGCCGCCTCGGCCGTCAGCTTCTACAAGGACCTGCTGGGCTATGAGGTCGAGGAGCGGAACGAGGGCGGTGGCCCCTACTACGTCATGAAGCAGAGCGCGCACCCCCGTGCGGGCGTCTTCCGCAAGCCCGTGGAGAAGGTGCGTCCCAACTGGCTCACCTACGTGCGGGTGGAGGACCCCACGGCGCTCATGGGCCGGGTGGAGGAGCTCGGGGGCCGCGTGCTGATGGCGCCCAGGGAGGACGTGCGCGGAGGCTCGCTCGCCATCATCGCCGACCCGAGCGGGGCCGTCCTCGCCCTCCAGCGCTACCCGTTCAAGACCGCCGACTCCGCGACGTCGTCGCAGTGA
- a CDS encoding Crp/Fnr family transcriptional regulator, translating to MRFPKLFERYSALLPLPPEEWEKAEAVAKEQSLAKRELFLRPGDAADRFAVVLRGVFRAVRVSPRGGESIKAFRAEGELIGPYAEMLQRLPSMTSIEALEPSRVLVFQTRDFQTLEQGHLCWERLARRVAELHFILKERREQEFLDLSAEERLVRFWEEHPHLKGRVPQRDVAAYLGITEVALSRIMGRRRKRTE from the coding sequence GTGAGATTTCCGAAGCTCTTCGAGCGCTACTCCGCGCTGCTGCCCCTGCCTCCCGAGGAGTGGGAGAAGGCCGAGGCCGTGGCGAAAGAGCAGTCGCTCGCGAAGCGGGAGCTCTTCCTGCGACCCGGAGACGCGGCGGACCGGTTCGCGGTGGTGCTCCGGGGCGTCTTCCGCGCCGTGCGCGTGTCGCCGCGCGGAGGCGAGTCCATCAAGGCCTTCCGCGCCGAGGGCGAGCTGATTGGCCCCTACGCCGAGATGCTCCAGCGCCTGCCATCGATGACGTCCATCGAAGCCCTGGAGCCGAGCCGCGTGCTGGTGTTCCAGACGCGCGACTTCCAGACGCTGGAGCAGGGGCACCTGTGCTGGGAGCGGCTGGCGCGCCGGGTGGCGGAGCTCCACTTCATCCTCAAGGAGCGCCGCGAGCAGGAGTTCCTCGACCTGTCCGCGGAGGAGCGCCTGGTGCGCTTCTGGGAGGAGCATCCGCACCTGAAGGGGCGCGTTCCCCAGCGCGACGTGGCGGCCTACCTCGGCATCACCGAGGTGGCCCTGAGCCGCATCATGGGCCGCCGCCGCAAGCGGACGGAGTGA
- a CDS encoding sterol desaturase family protein: MSINVYAVATPFVIVLALAEFAYCVVRRNGYYSFQDSIASMGTAVMNQCVNVAVALLVLPLFTQLERFAPWRLDVSSPLSLVALFLGVDFLFYWFHRFGHRTNIGWAAHSPHHSTEELNYAVALRASVTQRLFSFLFYWPLVLVGFPPEAVLAMVAFHLVLQFIPHTRVIPKLPRWVESWLNTPSHHRVHHARNDAYIDKNYAGFLIIWDRMFGTYEEETEPCSYGLTTPANTWDPTAINFQAWARLVGDAVATKSLWDRLRIWVMPTGWRPADLPPRSLGYWKQDGVEVRFASTELPGVRGYLVFQLFASMPFMLLVSHHASPLSGWQKLCLSLLLWAMATAWSGMLESKRWSMPLEFTRVLAMGGAVTLWLTWASAPQTWSALTAAWLLVSLVWLRVAHGSASRRAQAHHVLG, from the coding sequence ATGTCCATCAACGTCTATGCCGTGGCCACGCCGTTCGTCATCGTCCTGGCGCTGGCGGAGTTCGCCTACTGCGTGGTGCGGCGCAATGGCTACTACAGCTTCCAGGACTCCATCGCGAGCATGGGCACGGCGGTGATGAACCAATGTGTGAATGTAGCGGTGGCCCTGCTGGTGCTGCCCCTCTTCACGCAGTTGGAGCGGTTCGCACCGTGGCGGCTCGACGTCTCGTCACCGCTGTCGCTGGTGGCGCTCTTCCTGGGCGTCGACTTCCTCTTCTACTGGTTCCACCGCTTCGGCCACCGGACGAACATCGGCTGGGCGGCCCACTCGCCGCACCACTCCACCGAGGAGCTCAACTACGCGGTGGCCCTGCGCGCGAGCGTGACGCAGCGCCTCTTCTCGTTCCTCTTCTACTGGCCGCTGGTGCTGGTGGGCTTCCCGCCGGAGGCGGTGCTGGCGATGGTAGCCTTCCACCTGGTGCTCCAGTTCATCCCGCACACGCGCGTCATCCCCAAGCTCCCCCGGTGGGTGGAGTCGTGGCTGAACACGCCGTCGCACCACCGCGTGCACCACGCGCGCAACGACGCGTACATCGACAAGAACTACGCGGGCTTCCTCATCATCTGGGACCGGATGTTCGGCACCTATGAAGAGGAGACCGAGCCGTGCTCCTACGGCCTCACCACCCCGGCGAACACGTGGGACCCGACGGCCATCAACTTCCAGGCGTGGGCGCGGCTCGTCGGTGACGCCGTCGCCACCAAGAGCCTGTGGGACCGGCTGCGCATCTGGGTGATGCCCACGGGCTGGCGGCCCGCGGACCTGCCGCCCCGCTCGCTGGGGTACTGGAAGCAGGACGGCGTGGAGGTGAGGTTCGCCTCGACGGAGCTGCCCGGCGTGCGTGGCTACCTCGTCTTCCAGTTGTTCGCGTCGATGCCCTTCATGCTCCTGGTGAGCCATCATGCCTCGCCGCTGTCGGGCTGGCAGAAGCTGTGCCTGAGCCTGCTGCTGTGGGCGATGGCCACCGCGTGGAGCGGGATGCTGGAGTCGAAGCGCTGGAGCATGCCGCTCGAATTCACGCGGGTGCTCGCCATGGGCGGAGCGGTGACGCTGTGGCTGACGTGGGCCAGCGCGCCCCAGACCTGGAGCGCGCTCACCGCGGCCTGGCTGCTCGTGTCACTGGTGTGGCTGCGGGTGGCGCATGGCAGCGCCTCCCGGCGGGCCCAGGCGCATCACGTCCTGGGCTGA
- a CDS encoding STAS/SEC14 domain-containing protein, with the protein MHQEEVRFGTHHAHFEPPDTLVATFNGPISMDEVKLAVQVYRENYERRGQYFCIVDVGRSELDTAGRRYLSEHGRSEWFHAAIYVGANLMQRTIGKAIALALLFTGKTMFDTVFLPTVEEARVWVAQHRHSYRQRKAS; encoded by the coding sequence ATGCATCAGGAAGAGGTGAGGTTTGGTACGCACCACGCCCATTTCGAGCCACCCGACACCCTGGTGGCGACCTTCAATGGTCCCATCTCCATGGACGAGGTGAAGCTCGCGGTGCAGGTCTACCGGGAGAACTACGAGCGCCGTGGGCAGTACTTCTGCATCGTCGACGTTGGCCGCTCGGAGCTGGACACGGCCGGACGCAGGTACCTGTCCGAGCATGGCCGCTCCGAGTGGTTCCACGCCGCCATCTACGTGGGCGCGAACCTGATGCAGCGCACCATCGGGAAGGCCATCGCCCTGGCCCTGCTCTTCACCGGCAAGACGATGTTCGACACGGTGTTCCTCCCCACCGTCGAAGAGGCCCGCGTCTGGGTGGCCCAGCACCGCCACTCCTACCGGCAGCGCAAGGCCAGCTGA